In one window of Tripterygium wilfordii isolate XIE 37 chromosome 1, ASM1340144v1, whole genome shotgun sequence DNA:
- the LOC120002407 gene encoding pentatricopeptide repeat-containing protein At5g18950, which translates to PNLLCLSPRNSLTRTSLARTDETALRLTQLDEATIFIRGISVCVKENFFQRDSSSIGSKLLLTRDDTQQREALRAQSSIATFLRQNPRSFSQIPNSQIRNITEESKKGQELKPNRNPEHLNDGQQSFIDVAREVSKITRTRPRWEQTILSDFPSFNFADTGFFHELLKHQKNVLFSLQFFQWLHSCYGFVPDKGSCTVLFDALVEAMACSAAKSFLDDTGFIPEPGSFEAYVRCLFEGGLVEEGFNVYLRLKEAGVSASIKTCKSGFRGCLMAGRTDILWQLYQEMVASGIVADVDAETVGYLIQACCCNDELLKGYELLRQVLEDGLDPGNVAFNKLISGFCKKNNLTAVSELLHTMIARNCYPDIFSYQEVINGLCKKRKRLEALCVFNDLKDRGYAPNRVMYTTMIHGLCEMGCFGDARKLWFEMITKGITPNEYTYNALIHGFFKMGNFLEACKLHKEMCNQGFGETTVSYNTMISGFCLHGKTKVAYGLFEEMSKKGIVRDVKTYNYLIKCFCKEGKIEESQKLFEELLAQGLRPSTFSYTPLIRYLCQVGDLQEAKRLLQDMQNRDLQPSVYTYDHIVIGFYEQGNVTEGMEWLIEMLKRKLKPQKKTFEKLVGCLSQSDKLDDTLLVLDFMFRNGYALRPGLCHHLVTRLCKENPNFVERCVEEILGRN; encoded by the exons CCGAACCTTCTCTGTCTTTCACCGCGGAACAGCCTCACACGAACCTCTCTTGCACGAACCGACGAAACGGCTCTCCGCTTGACCCAGCTGGACGAAGCAACAATCTTTATTCGGGGGATTTCGGTCTGTGTAAAG GAGAATTTTTTCCAGAGGGACTCTTCTTCAATTGGGTCCAAGTTACTGTTGACTCGCGACGATACACAACAGAGAGAAGCCCTCAG AGCTCAATCTTCAATTGCAACTTTTCTTCGCCAAAACCCTCGCTCCTTTAGCCAAATTCCGAACTCCCAAATCAGAAATATTACCGAAGAATCCAAAAAAGGCCAAGAACTGAAACCAAATCGAAATCCGGAGCACCTAAATGATGGACAACAAAGCTTCATTGATGTGGCTAGAGAGGTTTCTAAGATCACGCGAACAAGACCCAGATGGGAGCAAACTATCCTCTCTGATTTTCCTTCCTTCAATTTTGCTGATACCGGATTCTTTCATGAGCTATTAAAGCACCAAAAAAATGTGCTTTTCTCACTTCAGTTTTTTCAGTGGCTGCACTCCTGTTACGGGTTTGTACCTGACAAAGGGTCTTGTACTGTGCTCTTTGATGCACTTGTGGAGGCTATGGCATGCAGTGCTGCCAAAAGTTTTCTTGATGATACAGGTTTTATCCCTGAGCCAGGTTCTTTTGAGGCTTATGTTAGGTGTCTTTTTGAGGGTGGATTGGTTGAGGAAGGGTTTAATGTGTATTTAAGGTTGAAGGAGGCCGGAGTTTCTGCATCCATAAAAACATGCAAATCAGGTTTTCGGGGTTGTCTTATGGCTGGGAGGACTGATATTTTGTGGCAGCTATATCAGGAGATGGTGGCCTCTGGTATTGTAGCAGACGTTGATGCAGAGACTGTTGGGTATCTTATTCAGGCCTGTTGTTGTAATGACGAACTTTTGAAAGGTTATGAGCTTCTTAGACAGGTTTTGGAAGATGGGTTAGACCCCGGAAATGTTGCTTTCAACAAATTAATATCTGGGTTTTGTAAGAAAAACAACCTTACAGCAGTGTCTGAACTTCTCCATACAATGATTGCAAGGAATTGTTATCCAGATATATTTTCTTATCAGGAGGTAATCAATGGGCtgtgcaagaaaagaaagcgGCTTGAGGCGTTATGTGTCTTTAATGATCTTAAAGATAGAGGCTATGCTCCTAATAGGGTCATGTATACGACAATGATTCATGGCCTTTGTGAAATGGGATGTTTTGGGGATGCCAGGAAGCTTTGGTTTGAAATGATTACTAAGGGTATTACTCCGAACGAATACACCTATAATGCATTGATTCATGGTTTTTTTAAGATGGGTAATTTCTTAGAAGCCTGTAAATTGCACAAGGAAATGTGTAATCAAGGTTTTGGAGAAACCACGGTGAGTTATAACACGATGATATCTGGATTCTGTTTGCATGGAAAAACCAAGGTGGCTTATGGCTTATTTGAAGAAATGTCCAAAAAGGGTATTGTTCGTGATGTAAAGACATATAATTATCTGATTAAATGCTTTTGCAAGGAGGGGAAAATTGAAGAGAGTCAAAAACTGTTTGAAGAACTCCTTGCACAAGGTTTGCGGCCATCGACATTCTCTTACACTCCCCTTATTAGATACTTATGTCAAGTGGGAGACTTGCAAGAAGCAAAAAGATTGTTGCAGGATATGCAAAATAGAGATCTGCAACCATCAGTCTATACTTATGATCACATAGTTATTGGTTTTTATGAGCAAGGTAATGTCACGGAGGGAATGGAATGGTTAATAGAGATGCTGAAGCGTAAACTCAAACCACAAAAAAAGACTTTTGAGAAACTCGTTGGATGTTTGTCGCAAAGCGACAAGTTGGATGATACTCTACTTGTTTTAGATTTTATGTTTAGGAATGGTTATGCACTCCGGCCTGGCTTATGTCATCATTTGGTCACTAGACTTTGCAAAGAGAACCCCAATTTTGTTGAAAGGTGTGTGGAGGAAATCCTAGGgagaaattaa